A genomic window from Streptomyces mirabilis includes:
- a CDS encoding LPXTG cell wall anchor domain-containing protein, whose protein sequence is MTMKTRIRVARIAAGVVIAAGASLTAAGVASASGGGGGVGIGVTIPDGDPSATPTETGIPSGPATPTTEPGTTPPTTPTIPSTPTGPATPTTTPPTDEPTDPTENPTEPTDPTDSPTDGSGTGGNDSNPDGGSKPVEQGKGSSGLTDTGANTSSDTSAQGKKGQLAETGAAETAFLLVGAATMIAGGIGFRLLPRLVNGRGAAA, encoded by the coding sequence ATGACCATGAAGACGCGGATCCGCGTGGCACGCATAGCAGCCGGTGTGGTGATCGCCGCCGGTGCTTCGCTGACTGCCGCGGGTGTTGCCTCGGCTTCCGGCGGCGGTGGCGGTGTCGGTATCGGTGTCACGATCCCCGACGGAGACCCGAGCGCCACCCCGACCGAGACCGGCATTCCCAGCGGCCCGGCCACCCCGACGACGGAGCCGGGCACCACGCCCCCGACGACGCCCACCATCCCGAGCACGCCGACCGGCCCGGCCACGCCGACCACCACGCCGCCGACCGACGAGCCCACCGACCCCACCGAGAACCCCACCGAGCCCACCGACCCGACGGACAGTCCGACGGACGGTTCCGGCACCGGTGGCAATGACAGCAACCCGGACGGCGGCTCCAAGCCCGTCGAGCAGGGCAAGGGTTCCTCCGGTCTGACCGACACCGGCGCGAACACCTCGTCCGACACCTCCGCCCAGGGCAAGAAGGGACAGCTGGCCGAGACGGGTGCCGCCGAGACCGCGTTCCTGCTGGTCGGTGCCGCCACGATGATCGCGGGCGGTATCGGCTTCCGTCTGCTGCCGCGCCTCGTGAACGGCCGCGGCGCCGCTGCCTGA
- a CDS encoding S41 family peptidase, translating into MSGRDLFCQPRRAGRGAALTLLFASVLVAGAATGSFGDPDRKSPSPSARSTPAAHRETVTDAAAEAMADGKSPMEAAERAVSRSGDRWGAVYSQGEYEEFEEALDGQYTGVGLWARRQRDGRIEVTRVQSGSPAAAAGIRTGDRLRSVDGEKVDGRPVTEVVSLLRGDADDAAAGTKVSLGLERGTRAWSETLRRARLSTDSVTVRKLPGGVTVIKVAAFTKGVGDAVRTAVAQAPGHAGIVLDLRGNSGGLVTEAVTAASAFLDGGLVATYDVNGAQRSLHADPGGDTTSPLVALVDGGTMSAAELLTGALQDRGRAVVVGSRTFGKGSIQMPSRLPDGSVAELTVGHYRTPAGHTVDGRGITPDLEVDAEALERAETVLSGLGDPS; encoded by the coding sequence ATGTCAGGCCGAGACCTGTTCTGCCAGCCCCGCCGTGCAGGCCGCGGGGCCGCCCTGACATTGCTTTTCGCGAGTGTCCTCGTCGCGGGGGCCGCGACCGGGTCCTTCGGTGATCCCGACCGGAAATCCCCGTCTCCCTCGGCGCGTTCGACCCCGGCCGCCCACCGTGAGACGGTCACCGACGCCGCCGCCGAGGCGATGGCCGACGGCAAGTCCCCCATGGAGGCCGCCGAGCGGGCCGTCAGCCGCAGCGGGGACCGCTGGGGCGCCGTCTACTCCCAGGGCGAGTACGAGGAGTTCGAGGAGGCCCTCGACGGTCAGTACACGGGCGTGGGGCTGTGGGCCCGGCGCCAGCGTGACGGCCGGATCGAGGTGACCCGGGTGCAGAGCGGCTCGCCGGCGGCCGCCGCCGGGATCCGCACGGGCGACCGGCTGCGCAGCGTCGACGGCGAGAAGGTGGACGGCCGGCCGGTCACCGAGGTCGTCTCGTTACTGCGCGGGGACGCGGACGACGCCGCCGCCGGTACGAAGGTCTCCCTCGGCCTGGAGCGCGGCACACGCGCGTGGAGCGAGACGCTGCGCCGGGCGAGGCTGTCCACGGACTCCGTGACCGTCCGCAAGCTCCCCGGCGGCGTCACCGTGATCAAGGTCGCCGCCTTCACCAAGGGCGTCGGTGACGCCGTACGGACCGCCGTCGCGCAGGCCCCGGGGCACGCCGGGATCGTCCTCGACCTGCGCGGCAACTCCGGCGGACTGGTCACCGAGGCCGTCACCGCCGCCTCCGCCTTCCTCGACGGCGGCCTCGTCGCCACCTACGACGTCAACGGCGCGCAGCGCTCCCTGCACGCCGATCCCGGCGGCGACACCACCAGCCCCCTGGTCGCGCTCGTCGACGGCGGCACGATGAGCGCGGCCGAACTGCTCACCGGGGCCCTCCAGGACCGTGGCCGTGCGGTCGTCGTGGGCTCCAGGACCTTCGGCAAGGGCTCGATCCAGATGCCGAGCCGGCTGCCCGACGGCTCCGTCGCCGAGCTGACCGTCGGCCACTACCGCACCCCGGCCGGGCACACCGTCGACGGGCGGGGCATCACCCCCGACCTGGAGGTGGACGCGGAGGCCCTGGAGCGGGCGGAGACCGTACTCAGCGGTCTCGGCGACCCTTCGTAG
- the ftsE gene encoding cell division ATP-binding protein FtsE: protein MIRFDSVSKVYPKQTRPALRDVTLEVERGEFVFLVGSSGSGKSTFLRLILREERTSHGQVHVLGKDLARLSNWKVPQMRRQLGTVFQDFRLLPNKTVSENVAFAQEVIGKSRGEIRKSVPQVLDLVGLGGKEDRMPGELSGGEQQRVAIARAFVNRPKLLIADEPTGNLDPQTSVGIMKLLDRINRTGTTVLMATHDQNIVDQMRKRVIELEQGRLVRDQARGVYGYQH from the coding sequence GTGATCCGATTCGACAGTGTCTCCAAGGTCTACCCCAAGCAGACCCGCCCCGCTCTCAGGGATGTCACCCTGGAGGTCGAGCGTGGTGAGTTCGTGTTCCTCGTGGGGTCCTCCGGCTCCGGAAAGTCCACCTTCCTGCGGCTGATCCTCCGCGAGGAGCGGACCAGCCACGGCCAGGTGCACGTCCTGGGCAAGGACCTCGCGCGCCTCTCCAACTGGAAGGTGCCGCAGATGCGCCGCCAGCTGGGGACCGTGTTCCAGGACTTCCGCCTGCTGCCGAACAAGACGGTCTCCGAGAACGTCGCCTTCGCGCAGGAGGTCATCGGCAAATCCCGCGGCGAGATCCGCAAGTCCGTGCCCCAGGTGCTCGACCTCGTCGGGCTCGGCGGCAAGGAGGACCGGATGCCCGGCGAGCTGTCCGGTGGTGAGCAGCAGCGCGTGGCCATCGCGAGAGCCTTCGTGAACCGGCCCAAGCTCCTCATCGCGGACGAGCCGACCGGTAACCTCGACCCGCAGACCTCCGTCGGCATCATGAAGCTGCTCGACCGCATCAACCGGACGGGCACCACCGTGCTGATGGCGACGCACGACCAGAACATCGTGGACCAGATGCGCAAGCGCGTCATCGAGCTGGAGCAGGGCCGCCTCGTCCGCGACCAGGCGCGCGGCGTCTACGGCTACCAGCACTGA
- the prfB gene encoding peptide chain release factor 2, with protein MAVVDVSEELKSLSSTMESIEAVLDLDKLRADVAVLEEQAAAPSLWDDPDEAQKITSKLSHLQAEVRKAEALRGRIDDLSVLFEMAEEEDDPDTRAEAESELVAVKKALDEMEVRTLLSGEYDSREAVVTIRAEAGGVDASDFAEKLQRMYLRWAERHGYKTELYETSYAEEAGIKSTTFAVHVPYAYGTLSVEQGTHRLVRISPFDNQGRRQTSFAGVEILPVVEQTDHIEIDESELRVDVYRSSGPGGQGVNTTDSAVRLTHLPTGIVVSCQNERSQIQNKASAMNVLQAKLLERRRQEEQAKMNALKGDGGNSWGNQMRSYVLHPYQMVKDLRTEFEVGNPEAVFGGEIDGFIEAGIRWRKQQEK; from the coding sequence GTGGCAGTCGTCGATGTATCCGAAGAGCTCAAGTCCCTCTCCTCGACCATGGAGTCGATCGAGGCCGTCCTGGACCTCGACAAGCTGAGGGCAGATGTCGCCGTGCTCGAGGAGCAGGCGGCCGCGCCGTCCCTGTGGGACGACCCCGACGAGGCGCAGAAGATCACCAGCAAGCTGAGCCACCTCCAGGCGGAGGTCAGGAAGGCCGAGGCGCTGCGCGGGCGTATCGACGATCTGAGCGTGCTCTTCGAGATGGCCGAGGAGGAGGACGACCCGGACACCCGTGCCGAGGCCGAGTCCGAGCTCGTCGCCGTCAAGAAGGCGCTGGACGAGATGGAAGTGCGGACGCTGCTCTCCGGGGAGTACGACTCCCGTGAGGCCGTCGTCACCATCCGTGCCGAGGCCGGCGGCGTCGACGCCTCCGACTTCGCCGAGAAGCTCCAGCGCATGTACCTGCGCTGGGCCGAGCGCCACGGATACAAGACCGAGCTCTACGAGACCTCGTACGCGGAAGAGGCGGGCATCAAGTCCACCACCTTCGCCGTCCACGTCCCGTACGCGTACGGAACGCTCTCCGTGGAGCAGGGCACCCACCGCCTCGTGCGCATCTCGCCGTTCGACAACCAGGGGCGCCGCCAGACGTCCTTCGCGGGTGTCGAGATCCTGCCCGTCGTCGAGCAGACCGATCACATCGAGATCGACGAGTCCGAGCTGCGCGTCGACGTGTACCGGTCGTCCGGCCCCGGCGGCCAGGGCGTCAACACCACCGACTCCGCGGTGCGCCTCACGCACCTCCCCACCGGAATCGTCGTCTCCTGCCAGAACGAGCGGTCGCAGATCCAGAACAAGGCGAGCGCGATGAACGTGCTCCAGGCCAAGCTGCTCGAGCGGCGCCGCCAGGAGGAGCAGGCCAAGATGAACGCCCTGAAGGGCGACGGCGGCAACTCCTGGGGAAACCAGATGCGTTCGTACGTCCTGCACCCCTACCAGATGGTCAAGGACCTGCGGACCGAGTTCGAAGTCGGCAACCCCGAGGCCGTTTTCGGCGGGGAGATCGACGGATTCATCGAGGCCGGAATTCGCTGGCGCAAGCAGCAGGAGAAGTAG
- the ftsX gene encoding permease-like cell division protein FtsX: MRAQFVLSEIGVGLRRNLTMTFAVVVSVALSLALFGGSLLMSDQVSTMKGYWYDKVNVSIFLCNKSDAESDPHCAKGAVTAEQKDQILGDLKKMSVVEKVSYESSDQAYKHYKEQFGDSPLASSLTPDQMQESYRIKLKDPQKYQVIATAFDGRDGVQSVQDQKGILDNLFGLLNGMNWAARAVMAMMLVVALMLIVNTVRVSAFSRRRETGIMRLVGASGFYIQAPFIMEAAVAGLIGGGVACGFLLVARYFIIDHGLALSQKLNLINFIGWDAVLTKLPLILATSLLMPALAAFFALRKYLKV; this comes from the coding sequence ATGCGCGCCCAGTTCGTTCTGTCGGAGATCGGTGTCGGTCTCCGTCGCAATCTGACGATGACCTTCGCGGTCGTCGTCTCGGTCGCCCTCTCCCTCGCCCTGTTCGGCGGTTCGCTGCTGATGAGCGACCAGGTGAGCACCATGAAGGGCTACTGGTACGACAAGGTCAACGTCTCGATCTTCCTCTGCAACAAGAGTGACGCGGAGTCCGACCCCCACTGCGCCAAGGGGGCCGTGACCGCCGAGCAGAAGGACCAGATCCTCGGCGACCTCAAGAAGATGAGCGTCGTCGAGAAGGTCTCGTACGAGTCGTCGGACCAGGCGTACAAGCACTACAAGGAGCAGTTCGGCGACTCCCCGCTGGCCAGCTCCCTGACGCCGGACCAGATGCAGGAGTCGTACCGCATCAAGCTGAAGGACCCGCAGAAGTACCAGGTCATCGCGACCGCCTTCGACGGACGCGACGGCGTGCAGTCCGTGCAGGACCAGAAGGGCATTCTGGACAACCTCTTCGGGCTGCTCAACGGCATGAACTGGGCCGCGCGCGCGGTGATGGCGATGATGCTCGTCGTCGCCCTGATGCTGATCGTCAACACGGTGCGCGTCTCGGCGTTCAGCCGGCGCAGGGAAACCGGCATCATGCGGCTCGTGGGCGCCTCCGGGTTCTACATCCAGGCGCCGTTCATCATGGAGGCCGCGGTCGCCGGACTGATCGGCGGAGGCGTCGCCTGCGGGTTCCTGTTGGTCGCGCGGTACTTCATCATCGATCACGGCCTCGCGCTGTCCCAGAAGCTGAATCTGATCAACTTCATCGGCTGGGACGCCGTGCTCACCAAGCTGCCGCTCATCCTCGCGACGAGTCTGCTGATGCCCGCGCTTGCGGCGTTTTTCGCGTTGCGCAAGTACCTGAAGGTGTGA